The following are from one region of the Takifugu rubripes chromosome 12, fTakRub1.2, whole genome shotgun sequence genome:
- the LOC101062328 gene encoding myelin basic protein-like isoform X1 — MATASTSGQSSFGLGRKKKNPGLMDQIGQFFGGDKKKRSKGSFRGHLSSSPQQSSARRRTNENALLHFFRSFVSSPRPKSRWRDVFGLASSPRTESAKSPVRKRRDQSTLSRLFNLGEPKSRPPPKRWSTIF; from the exons ATGGCAACGGCGAGCACCTCAGGGCAGAGCAGCTTCGGACtcggcaggaagaagaagaaccctGGACTCATGGATCAGATAGGCCAGTTCTTTGGAGGAGACAAAAAGAAACGGAGCAAG GGCTCCTTCCGGGgccacctctcctcctcgccCCAGCAGTCCTCCGCCCGCCGCCGGACCAATGAAAATGCTCTGTTGCATTTCTTCAGGAGCTTT GTTTCCTCTCCTCGTCCTAAATCCAGG TGGAGAGACGTGTTTGGGCTG GCCTCCTCGCCGCGGACCGAGAGCGCCAAGTCACCAGTGAGGAAACGCAGAGACCAAAGCACGCTGTCCAGACTCTTCAACCTG GGAGAACCCAAGTCCCGTCCACCCCCTAAACGCTGGAGCACCATCTTCTAA
- the LOC101062328 gene encoding myelin basic protein-like isoform X3: MATASTSGQSSFGLGRKKKNPGLMDQIGQFFGGDKKKRSKGSFRGHLSSSPQQSSARRRTNENALLHFFRSFVSSPRPKSRWRDVFGLASSPRTESAKSPVRKRRDQSTLSRLFNL; encoded by the exons ATGGCAACGGCGAGCACCTCAGGGCAGAGCAGCTTCGGACtcggcaggaagaagaagaaccctGGACTCATGGATCAGATAGGCCAGTTCTTTGGAGGAGACAAAAAGAAACGGAGCAAG GGCTCCTTCCGGGgccacctctcctcctcgccCCAGCAGTCCTCCGCCCGCCGCCGGACCAATGAAAATGCTCTGTTGCATTTCTTCAGGAGCTTT GTTTCCTCTCCTCGTCCTAAATCCAGG TGGAGAGACGTGTTTGGGCTG GCCTCCTCGCCGCGGACCGAGAGCGCCAAGTCACCAGTGAGGAAACGCAGAGACCAAAGCACGCTGTCCAGACTCTTCAACCTG TGA
- the LOC101062328 gene encoding myelin basic protein-like isoform X2, which produces MATASTSGQSSFGLGRKKKNPGLMDQIGQFFGGDKKKRSKGSFRGHLSSSPQQSSARRRTNENALLHFFRSFVSSPRPKSRASSPRTESAKSPVRKRRDQSTLSRLFNLGEPKSRPPPKRWSTIF; this is translated from the exons ATGGCAACGGCGAGCACCTCAGGGCAGAGCAGCTTCGGACtcggcaggaagaagaagaaccctGGACTCATGGATCAGATAGGCCAGTTCTTTGGAGGAGACAAAAAGAAACGGAGCAAG GGCTCCTTCCGGGgccacctctcctcctcgccCCAGCAGTCCTCCGCCCGCCGCCGGACCAATGAAAATGCTCTGTTGCATTTCTTCAGGAGCTTT GTTTCCTCTCCTCGTCCTAAATCCAGG GCCTCCTCGCCGCGGACCGAGAGCGCCAAGTCACCAGTGAGGAAACGCAGAGACCAAAGCACGCTGTCCAGACTCTTCAACCTG GGAGAACCCAAGTCCCGTCCACCCCCTAAACGCTGGAGCACCATCTTCTAA
- the LOC101062328 gene encoding myelin basic protein-like isoform X5 — protein MATASTSGQSSFGLGRKKKNPGLMDQIGQFFGGDKKKRSKGSFRGHLSSSPQQSSARRRTNENALLHFFRSFVSSPRPKSRASSPRTESAKSPVRKRRDQSTLSRLFNL, from the exons ATGGCAACGGCGAGCACCTCAGGGCAGAGCAGCTTCGGACtcggcaggaagaagaagaaccctGGACTCATGGATCAGATAGGCCAGTTCTTTGGAGGAGACAAAAAGAAACGGAGCAAG GGCTCCTTCCGGGgccacctctcctcctcgccCCAGCAGTCCTCCGCCCGCCGCCGGACCAATGAAAATGCTCTGTTGCATTTCTTCAGGAGCTTT GTTTCCTCTCCTCGTCCTAAATCCAGG GCCTCCTCGCCGCGGACCGAGAGCGCCAAGTCACCAGTGAGGAAACGCAGAGACCAAAGCACGCTGTCCAGACTCTTCAACCTG TGA
- the LOC101062328 gene encoding myelin basic protein-like isoform X4 — MATASTSGQSSFGLGRKKKNPGLMDQIGQFFGGDKKKRSKGSFRGHLSSSPQQSSARRRTNENALLHFFRSFASSPRTESAKSPVRKRRDQSTLSRLFNLGEPKSRPPPKRWSTIF, encoded by the exons ATGGCAACGGCGAGCACCTCAGGGCAGAGCAGCTTCGGACtcggcaggaagaagaagaaccctGGACTCATGGATCAGATAGGCCAGTTCTTTGGAGGAGACAAAAAGAAACGGAGCAAG GGCTCCTTCCGGGgccacctctcctcctcgccCCAGCAGTCCTCCGCCCGCCGCCGGACCAATGAAAATGCTCTGTTGCATTTCTTCAGGAGCTTT GCCTCCTCGCCGCGGACCGAGAGCGCCAAGTCACCAGTGAGGAAACGCAGAGACCAAAGCACGCTGTCCAGACTCTTCAACCTG GGAGAACCCAAGTCCCGTCCACCCCCTAAACGCTGGAGCACCATCTTCTAA